The nucleotide sequence GGCCGCGATTGTTTCCACCGCTTCGACGGCCGTCCTGGCCGCGGCGGTCAGCACGGGATCTTTCGCGAGGAGCAGTTCCTCGCACCGGCGGACCATTTCGAAGTCGTCCGTCGCATTCCGTACCGATTCCGTCACTCCTCCGGCGCCGGGGAAGAGATCGGTGAGCGGAACGGAACCGCCGGAGATCATCGAGACCGGACCGGTGAGGAATGCCCGGAAAGCCCCCGGCCGGAAACGCATGCCGATACCGTGGTCCGTGCCCGCGACGGTGTAACGGAAAGGGCGTTTCCCGGGGCCGAACGCGCCCGCCGCGTCGCGGAAGAACGTGACGTTCACCGCGAGATTGGGCAGAACCACCTGTTCCTGGGGCGGACGGCCGCTCAGATCCCAGCGCAGCACCCAGTGGTGCTCGACGAACGGGCGCAGTTCCGGCGCGGGGCGATGCCGGACGAGGCTGAACTTCGCCTCCCGCGCGTTGACGATCCCCGCCGGGATCCGGTGCCCGCTCACCGGATCAACTTAGGCCGTCTCCGGTAGGTCTGTTCGATGGTCTTCGTGATCCAGGTGGTTCCTGGTGGTGCGGGCGGTTCGGCCTCGTACCGGGGTCGTACTCGGCTGGACCGCCCGTGCCGCCAGGGGCCGCCTGGGCGCGAAGACCGCGGACAGAGAGCTACCGGGCACGGCCTAACCTTGTCGCGTTTCTTCAAGACAGCGCGCCGGGTTCCGTGAACTCATGCCCTCATGTCCGAACACGCTGCCCTGATCGCCCCCGCCGCCGCGGAATTCGCCGGAATCCTGCGCGGGATCGGCGAGTCCGACCTCTCCGCGCGCACCCCGTGCGCCGAATACGACGTCCGCGCGTTGCTGAACCACCTTCTCTACTGGGGCCCGTGGCTCGAAGCCGCCGGGCGCAAGACGGCACCGCCCGAGGTGTCCACCGGCGAGGCCGAGGCGGATCTCGTCGGCGGCGAATGGCTCGCCGACATCGAAAAGCAGACCGCGCGGCTCGTGGACGTCTTCGGGGCGCCGGACGCGTGGCAGGGGCAGACGACCTTCGGCGGCAACCCGATGCCCGCGTCGATGGCGGGGTACATGGTGCTGGACGAGTTCGTCTTCCACGGCTGGGACCTCGCGAGGGCGACCGGCGCGGAGTTCGCCGTTCTCCCCGAAGTCGCCGACGCCGTGTACGCCATCGCGCTGGAGATCGGTGATCAGGCGCGCGCGATGAAGGTGTACGGCGAAGAGGTGGCCGTCGCGGACGACGCGACGCCGTTCGAGCGCGCTTTGGGCGCGTCGGGACGTGATCCCGGCTGGACGCCTTAACGAACTCTCGGGCAACCTCCGCATTCCGATTCCGCGGGAAGCAGATAGTTGAAGCAGCAGCCTTCGCGGTTTCTCGTCCATTCGCGGCGGCCGTCGGCTCCCGTGGCCAGTGTCAGCTTCGACGGCGATGTCAGCGGCGGGAACCGGGCTTCGAGGACCAAGGCGGCGTCCGCGACGCCGGCGCCCTCGGATTCCGGCGTCCCGCCCAGCCGCCCCGCCGACCACAGCGCGTTGTCGAGCGCGTCCGTGGCGGCCGCCCACAACTGCCGTCGCCCGAGCCTCGTCAGCGGCCCGTAGACGTCGATGAACCGGCTCGCGTGGGCGACGAACCTGCCTCGCAGCACCGTCGCCAGCGCCCGCACGTCCGGGACCACGACGGCCCGCGGATGCGCCGAGCCGGGGTCGGTCGGCAGGCAGTGGAAACCGCGGAGATCCGGGTCGAGGACGGCGACGGAGTCTGGATGGGGCCGGTCGGCGCCGATCCGGAACGCCAGCGCGGACGGCGC is from Amycolatopsis lurida and encodes:
- a CDS encoding AraC family transcriptional regulator, whose amino-acid sequence is MSGHRIPAGIVNAREAKFSLVRHRPAPELRPFVEHHWVLRWDLSGRPPQEQVVLPNLAVNVTFFRDAAGAFGPGKRPFRYTVAGTDHGIGMRFRPGAFRAFLTGPVSMISGGSVPLTDLFPGAGGVTESVRNATDDFEMVRRCEELLLAKDPVLTAAARTAVEAVETIAADPAITRVGELSSRTGLSQRSLQRLFAEHVGAAPKWAIQVYRLNEAAARIATEERPDYAELAFTLGYSDQAHFIRDFRSVTGWAPSEYARLNRVQEQESRRERIPGGRQV
- a CDS encoding TIGR03086 family metal-binding protein, yielding MSEHAALIAPAAAEFAGILRGIGESDLSARTPCAEYDVRALLNHLLYWGPWLEAAGRKTAPPEVSTGEAEADLVGGEWLADIEKQTARLVDVFGAPDAWQGQTTFGGNPMPASMAGYMVLDEFVFHGWDLARATGAEFAVLPEVADAVYAIALEIGDQARAMKVYGEEVAVADDATPFERALGASGRDPGWTP
- a CDS encoding (2Fe-2S)-binding protein codes for the protein MPEDARLRADVPADEPGWVRCGDLLGEPARLARWRERLTGWLAETYPEAPGIPERTPASWILSWYLHVPALAGAMLLHHARRVPSLAPSALAFRIGADRPHPDSVAVLDPDLRGFHCLPTDPGSAHPRAVVVPDVRALATVLRGRFVAHASRFIDVYGPLTRLGRRQLWAAATDALDNALWSAGRLGGTPESEGAGVADAALVLEARFPPLTSPSKLTLATGADGRREWTRNREGCCFNYLLPAESECGGCPRVR